A region of Vicinamibacteria bacterium DNA encodes the following proteins:
- the leuS gene encoding leucine--tRNA ligase translates to MGRPYDFDEIERKWQARWLETGEFEASETDERPKYYCLEMLPYPSGKIHMGHVRNYSIGDAIARFKRSKGFNVLHPIGWDALGLPAENAALKHGAHPEDWTRANIAHMKRQLQRLGFSYSWDREIATCDPDYYRWNQWFFIQMWKKGLAFRKKAAVNWCPVDLTVLANEQVVDGRCWRCDAQVVHKELEQWFLRITRFAEQLLADMEGLSGWPSTVLTLQRNWIGRSEGSEIEFALADPIHDGESIRVFTTRIDTVYGATFLVLAPEHPLTSRLAASNPALASYIETTIREDKEKRRLGEVEQTGIATGHDALNPFTGERIPIWAANYVLMDYGTGAVMAVPAHDDRDFSFARAHDLPMKAVIQPPSADLDARTMEKAFIDHGTLVDSGEFTGLPTLDAIRAMNAKIEREGLGKSAVTYKIRDWGISRQRYWGTPIPMVYCDECGILPVRETDLPVLLPRDVTITGKGESVLRDNRSFLETTCPGCARPARRETDTMDTFVDSSWYFYRYTDPRYSDGPFRPEVARDWFPIDVYIGGIEHAILHLIYARFWTKMMRELGLTADAEPVDVQLSQGMVIKDGAKMSKNKGNVVEPDEVVARYGADTLRLYVLFEAPPEKEVNWTDQRLEGPARFVQRIWRFVDNEIDALASASPIEGNESWNEPESLLRRKTHQTIQRVTRDIEERFHLNTAIAAIMELVNEIYRAVEPRPQRDDTWKVVREATEAVILLLSPFAPHLAEELWETLGNANGLRSAGWPRFDPVVAAEEKTTFVVQVNGKLRGRIEVSVDESEEEVKRLALADENVRKFTEGKELRRVIVVPRRLVNVVVSP, encoded by the coding sequence CGGTTCAAACGTTCGAAGGGGTTCAACGTGCTCCATCCCATTGGCTGGGACGCGCTCGGGCTGCCCGCGGAAAATGCCGCACTCAAGCACGGCGCGCATCCCGAGGACTGGACCCGCGCGAACATAGCCCATATGAAGCGGCAGCTGCAGCGGTTGGGGTTTTCCTATTCCTGGGATCGTGAGATCGCGACCTGTGATCCTGATTACTATCGCTGGAACCAGTGGTTCTTCATCCAGATGTGGAAAAAGGGGCTGGCGTTTCGCAAGAAGGCGGCGGTGAACTGGTGCCCGGTCGACCTGACCGTTCTCGCGAACGAACAAGTCGTCGATGGGCGTTGCTGGCGGTGTGACGCCCAGGTCGTTCACAAAGAGCTCGAACAATGGTTCCTGAGGATTACCCGATTCGCGGAACAGCTGCTCGCGGACATGGAAGGCCTGTCGGGCTGGCCATCGACGGTCCTCACACTCCAACGCAACTGGATCGGGCGCTCCGAGGGCAGCGAGATCGAATTCGCCCTGGCCGACCCGATCCACGACGGAGAATCCATCCGGGTGTTCACGACGAGAATCGATACCGTATACGGGGCTACGTTCTTGGTCCTGGCGCCCGAGCACCCCTTGACCTCTCGTCTGGCGGCATCGAACCCTGCCCTCGCCTCCTACATCGAAACAACGATCCGCGAGGACAAAGAGAAACGGCGCCTCGGCGAGGTCGAGCAGACGGGAATCGCAACCGGGCATGATGCGTTGAACCCCTTTACCGGGGAGAGAATCCCCATCTGGGCGGCAAACTACGTTCTGATGGATTACGGGACCGGTGCGGTCATGGCCGTCCCGGCGCACGACGATCGGGACTTTTCCTTCGCTCGCGCGCATGATCTCCCGATGAAAGCGGTCATCCAGCCCCCGTCCGCGGACCTCGACGCCCGGACGATGGAGAAGGCATTCATCGATCACGGTACCCTGGTGGACTCCGGTGAGTTCACCGGACTCCCGACGCTCGATGCCATCCGGGCGATGAACGCGAAGATCGAGCGGGAAGGACTGGGAAAATCGGCGGTCACCTACAAGATTCGGGACTGGGGAATCTCGCGGCAGCGATACTGGGGAACACCGATTCCGATGGTTTACTGCGACGAATGTGGGATCCTTCCGGTGCGAGAGACGGACCTGCCGGTGCTCCTGCCCCGGGACGTCACCATCACCGGCAAAGGGGAATCCGTCCTGCGGGACAACCGGAGCTTCCTGGAAACGACCTGCCCCGGGTGCGCCCGCCCGGCCCGCCGTGAAACGGATACGATGGATACTTTCGTCGATTCCTCCTGGTACTTCTATCGTTACACCGATCCTCGATACTCGGACGGACCGTTTCGCCCCGAGGTGGCCCGGGACTGGTTCCCCATCGACGTCTACATCGGTGGCATCGAGCACGCCATCCTTCATCTCATCTACGCACGTTTCTGGACGAAGATGATGCGGGAGCTGGGTCTGACCGCAGACGCCGAGCCGGTCGACGTTCAGCTCTCTCAGGGGATGGTCATCAAGGACGGGGCGAAGATGTCCAAGAACAAGGGAAACGTGGTCGAGCCCGACGAAGTGGTCGCCAGATACGGTGCCGACACTTTGAGACTCTATGTTCTCTTCGAGGCGCCGCCGGAGAAGGAAGTCAACTGGACCGATCAACGCCTCGAAGGACCGGCGCGATTTGTTCAGCGCATCTGGCGGTTCGTGGACAACGAGATCGATGCGCTGGCTTCGGCGTCGCCGATCGAGGGCAACGAGAGCTGGAACGAGCCCGAGTCATTGCTGAGAAGAAAGACGCACCAGACGATTCAAAGAGTCACTCGCGACATCGAAGAGCGGTTCCACCTGAATACCGCCATCGCCGCGATCATGGAGCTCGTGAACGAGATCTATCGCGCGGTCGAGCCCCGTCCTCAACGCGACGACACCTGGAAGGTCGTGCGAGAGGCTACCGAGGCGGTTATCCTCCTTCTGAGCCCCTTCGCGCCCCACCTGGCAGAAGAGCTCTGGGAGACTCTCGGGAACGCGAACGGCCTCCGGTCGGCGGGCTGGCCTCGCTTCGACCCCGTTGTGGCCGCCGAGGAAAAGACGACGTTCGTGGTCCAGGTCAACGGGAAGCTGCGAGGTCGTATCGAGGTTTCGGTCGACGAAAGCGAGGAAGAAGTGAAGCGGCTCGCGCTCGCGGACGAGAACGTGAGGAAATTCACCGAAGGCAAAGAGCTCCGCCGGGTCATCGTGGTGCCTCGGCGTCTCGTGAACGTAGTGGTGTCTCCATGA
- a CDS encoding LptE family protein — MTRKGLLLSVAAVAWIMTGFGCGYSLAGRGNYLPDYISVIAVPTFANNTDRVAVEELFTRKVVEEFNSRGRYRIQGEIEGADAVMEGTVLSLTAVPSVLEGGDPEDPQSNQASTYTVVVRAQVAFRDLVEDKVIWSSGGFQFRDDFEIGEDPEEFFDQEGLTLERLAEEFAKSLVSSILEAF, encoded by the coding sequence ATGACGAGAAAAGGTTTGTTGTTATCAGTCGCAGCGGTCGCTTGGATCATGACGGGGTTCGGGTGCGGTTACTCCCTTGCCGGGAGGGGAAACTACCTGCCCGATTACATATCGGTCATCGCCGTACCGACCTTCGCAAACAACACCGATCGGGTGGCGGTCGAGGAGTTGTTCACTCGAAAAGTGGTCGAGGAGTTCAACTCCCGCGGACGTTATCGGATACAAGGAGAGATCGAGGGTGCAGATGCGGTGATGGAAGGAACGGTTCTGAGTCTCACCGCGGTCCCGTCCGTGCTCGAAGGAGGGGATCCCGAAGATCCGCAAAGCAATCAGGCCTCGACCTATACCGTGGTGGTGCGGGCTCAGGTCGCGTTCCGCGATCTGGTCGAAGACAAGGTCATCTGGTCGAGCGGCGGATTCCAGTTCCGGGACGATTTCGAGATCGGCGAAGATCCCGAGGAGTTCTTCGATCAGGAAGGTCTTACCCTCGAGCGGTTGGCGGAGGAGTTTGCGAAATCCCTGGTGAGCAGCATTCTCGAGGCATTCTGA